The DNA window GCGGAGCAAAAGACGACTGACCTTCTCGACGGCCCCCTTCATCAAAAACGTGCGATGCTGGCTATCCCGGATACCAGATCTTGCGTGGGTCGTCCGGCGCGCGTTCGTAGTCGAACGCTTCGTCGACCAGGCGGTGCATGTCGTACTCCGGCCGCCAGCCGAGCAGGAACTTTGCTTTGGCGTTGTCCAGCCAGGTGGAATGATACGGCGTGATGATCCCGACCGACGGCAGGCCCCGGGTCTCGTTCAGCCAGGCCGCCATCTTGCCGTAGTCGACCGGTTCGTCCATGCAAATGTTGAACGTCTGCCCGAACGCCTCGGGATGATCCAGGGCGCACAGCACGGCCTCGACCAGATCGTGTACGTGCACAAAGTTCCGCTGGACCGGCACGGAGTCGCTGTCGAGCATGATCGGCGCCGCCCCTTCGGCCTGCAGGCGATCGGCCTCTTCGGCCCCCACCAGATCCCGCCAGCGCGGACCGCCGAACACGTCGTCGCCAAAGGAGAGCTGGTATTTGAAGTCGTCCTTCTCCATGATCCATGGCGCCCTGAGGCAGCAGCCGTTGAGTTCATACTGGACGATATACTGTTCCAGCAGCACTTCCTCCAGCACTTTCGACAGCGCGTAACAGCCCGGGTAAGCTGAGTGCGGCTGGGTCTCTGTCACCGGAACCGGGTGCGGATATACGAAGTGGCCCATGCTGGCGTCGCCCCCCAGCAGAATGAACTGCTGAAAGGTGGGACTCTGGCGGCATTCTTCCAGCACCCAGAACATCCCCTTCACGGCGACATCGATGATGGTGTCGGGCGATTCCTTACAGGTCGCCAGATGCAATACGTGCGTGACGCCGACCAGCAACTTTTTCACCACCGCCTGGTCGGAGATATCGCCCTGGACGACGTCGACCCGGTCGGTCGCCTCCAGCAAACGCTGGTGGCATAACACCCGCACCTGCCAGTCGCGGTACAGGTCGTCGTCGAGAAACGTACGCAGGAAGTGCTGGCCGACCTTCCCGGCGGCGCCGGTCACTAACAATAACGGAGGATGCTCGTTCAAAACTTTCCCTTCCAGGGCGAACCGGGAGTCCCCCGGACGAATCAAAACGGCTGCGGCGGACCGCGCGGACCGCCCTGCAGCGACTGGCCATTTTGCACCCTGGGGCCGCCCTTCAACAGAGGGCGGGCGGGAAAGAACGATACACGGCGACGCATCGCCTGTTTATTCCAGGCCGGGAATATTCTCTTCTCCTTCGCGGGTGGCGTAGGCGGAATAGACGACCTCGTCGATCGATTCGGAAACAAAGTGCACAGAGCCGTCACAGCGAACGAACTGCGCTCCGCCGGGGTGCATGCTGCTGAAGTCGTCGAAGTGGGCGGCCGGATGGTTGGGGGCGTGGTCGACCGAACCGACGATCCGGGCCATTGCTTCCCCGGCTCCCGGGATCACGCCGACCCAGGTGCTGTTGTCCAGTTTGGCCGACCGCTCGCCGATCATAAACGTGGTGCTGAGCCCGTCGGAGATATCCAGAAAGCGGGTGGCGCTGTTGTGGTACATCACGCCGTCGCCATGGCTGGGGGCGTCTTCGATCTCCTCCGTGCCGAACACGCCGACGTAGTTCGACTTGCCGACGGTCAGCCCGCCCAGCACAAACGACTCGTCGCCGGTCGCAGAAGGACAATGGAACGTATGCACGCTGGAAGCGAGCGCCGCCACGTTGACCGGATCGGCCACCGACAGCTTGAAGTTGATCAGATCTTCAATATTGTTCTGCTCCATGTACTTGAGCGAATGCGCCCCCCAGCCCCAGCCGGGCGAACCGCTGGGCGATACGCCCGTCCAGCCCGAAGGCAGATGGCCGAACGTGTCGTGGTGATTGTGCAGCGCGATGCCGATCTGTTTGAGATGATTCTCGCACTCGCTACGACGAGCCGCCTCCCGCGCCATCTGCACGGCCGGCAACAACAAAGCCAGCAGCACGCCGATCACGGCAATCACCACCAGCAACTCCACCAAAGTAAAACCCTTACGAAGGGACATTGCATCACTCCCAAAAACAGGTGCGCACGCCAGCACGGCGACGCCCTGGTTGACTGTCGAAAAAAGAGATTACGCAAACAGATGTCGGCGGAAACAGCCAGCGCATGGCGATGCGGATACCGAGGTTGGCCGGAACGCCAGGCAGACGCCGAAAGTCAACTTTCACTCGGACCGCGAAAAGAATAACTGCCGGATAGGAATTCGTCGTTTCCAGGAACGACGGACGCCGGAAAGTCGACTTTCACTCCGTGAAAGTACGCGTTATTTTGCGGAGCAAAAGACGACTGACCTTCGATTTCCCTTAGTTAAAAGATTCTCGTTCCGAGCAACAGACGACTGTCCCGCGAATGCCGTCAGCGAATCGCTTGCGCAAAGGGAGCGCTAACGAACCGGCGGCAAACATCAGAAACGCGTTAGCTGCGACAGTCAGCCGGCGGAGCACGGCAGCGAGGCCGATCCAGACGATCGCCATCGACGGCGACAATATCCGCCACCTGCAGCGGTTCGACCGGGTCGACGCGAGGCGGAAGGGTGAACGGAACGACCCGAATCCAGGCCAGCGCCGCATACCGGCACGCCACGCAAGAATCGTCGCAAGGAGCCGGCCCATCGCCAGGGCAGGGCGGGGCGGTCGAAGCCGTTTGACCGGCATCGCCGTGCGCTGAGTGGTTATGCCCGGAATGGTCATGGCCCACATGGGAATGACCAGCATGGGAATGACCGGCATGCGCATGATTTGCATGATCAGGGGCAGCGTCCGTCGAACGGTTGCCAGGCGCCGGGCAGGATGCGCCGGTGCAGCAGCTCGCCCCATGGCGATGCGCAAGTTGCACCACAGCACCGTCGAGCAGATACACGACGGCCAGGGCGACAGCGGCGATACGATAGCAGATTCGCTGCATGCGACAGGCAACACGAAAGGAAGAAACAATCCTTGCGTTACACTCTATCACAAACCTGCCTCCAAATGCAAGTGAGTTGCAAATGAAGAATCTGGGCGATTTTCATGAAGGGCCCCGCAAACCGCCGGGCCGCCGTCCCTGCGGCGAGGGAAACGGCGGCCGGCATGCGGTTGTTGTTACTCGTCGGTCACGCAACCTTCGGAGGCCGATTTGACCGTTTTGATGTACTTGTACAGCGTACCCCGGATCGCCTTGTACGGCGGCGCCAGCCAGGACTTTTTCCGGTCGGCCAGCTCTTCATCGGTCAGATCGACATCCAGCCGGCGGTTGTCGGCGTCGATGGTGATCTTGTCGCCCGTTTGAACCAGGGCCAGCGGGCCGCCTTCTTGCGCCTCGGGGGTAATGTGTCCCACGATGAAGCCGTGCGACCCGCCAGAGAACCGACCGTCGGTGAGCAGGGCCACATCGGCGCCCAGGCCGGCGCCCATGATGGCGGAAGTCGGCGTGAGCATCTCCGGCATGCCGGGCCCGCCTTTGGGTCCTTCGTAACGGATGATGATCACATCGCCTTTTTCGATCTGCTTTTCTTCCAGGGCGTGCAGCATGTCCTCTTCGGAGTCAAACACTTTGGCGGGACCGCTGAAGAACAGACCTTCCTTGCCGGTGATTTTGGCG is part of the Lignipirellula cremea genome and encodes:
- a CDS encoding DUF1559 family PulG-like putative transporter codes for the protein MSLRKGFTLVELLVVIAVIGVLLALLLPAVQMAREAARRSECENHLKQIGIALHNHHDTFGHLPSGWTGVSPSGSPGWGWGAHSLKYMEQNNIEDLINFKLSVADPVNVAALASSVHTFHCPSATGDESFVLGGLTVGKSNYVGVFGTEEIEDAPSHGDGVMYHNSATRFLDISDGLSTTFMIGERSAKLDNSTWVGVIPGAGEAMARIVGSVDHAPNHPAAHFDDFSSMHPGGAQFVRCDGSVHFVSESIDEVVYSAYATREGEENIPGLE
- a CDS encoding NAD-dependent epimerase/dehydratase family protein codes for the protein MNEHPPLLLVTGAAGKVGQHFLRTFLDDDLYRDWQVRVLCHQRLLEATDRVDVVQGDISDQAVVKKLLVGVTHVLHLATCKESPDTIIDVAVKGMFWVLEECRQSPTFQQFILLGGDASMGHFVYPHPVPVTETQPHSAYPGCYALSKVLEEVLLEQYIVQYELNGCCLRAPWIMEKDDFKYQLSFGDDVFGGPRWRDLVGAEEADRLQAEGAAPIMLDSDSVPVQRNFVHVHDLVEAVLCALDHPEAFGQTFNICMDEPVDYGKMAAWLNETRGLPSVGIITPYHSTWLDNAKAKFLLGWRPEYDMHRLVDEAFDYERAPDDPRKIWYPG